The window TCTATTTAGATTCTTTTATAAAAAATATTTCCTTTAGTATACTATGTACCCTTTGTATATCCTCGTTGCTTCTCTCAAACAGTAAGATCTGAATCTTTTCCAAATCCTCTCTGTCAATATACCTACTTTTCTCCGTCTCAAATAACAGATTAGGATGAATTTCCAAAGCTCTAGATATTTTCTCAATGGTCTCCAAAGTAATATTAACAGAGCCTCTCTCGATTCTTACCAGGTGTGCTTGATCAATTGGAATGGATTCCGCTAATTGTTCCTGAGTGAGTTTTCTTGCTTTTCGATAAAATCTTATTCTTTTACCCACTTGCTGAAAAAGACTGGACATTAAACCACCTCATTAACAGCGTAGGCTTGTCCAGCTAA is drawn from Paenibacillus sp. V4I7 and contains these coding sequences:
- a CDS encoding helix-turn-helix domain-containing protein, producing the protein MSSLFQQVGKRIRFYRKARKLTQEQLAESIPIDQAHLVRIERGSVNITLETIEKISRALEIHPNLLFETEKSRYIDREDLEKIQILLFERSNEDIQRVHSILKEIFFIKESK